Proteins from a single region of Pseudarthrobacter sp. NIBRBAC000502772:
- a CDS encoding thiolase domain-containing protein — protein MSAAIVGLGMSQLGKVFGRTSMDLAGEAVVRAVTDAGLRVGDLDGLLLSGGMANDVTPHLAIDLGLTELNMLAVTSTYGASAGAMVAAAARAISDGTATAVACVFADTPLKDGKPSAWGSPVAGLEGYRGWNMATGAATPNVLYAMAARRHMEIYGTTTEQFAEIAVAQRAWAAGNPLAQYRDPITVEDHHASPWIADPLRRLDCCLVSNGAIAVVVTSTEFAADLAQPPVHVWGYGEGHRPRRLGRDSSWGLETGATASGRQAMARASITTADVDVVELYDCYTYTVLVTLEDYGFCAKGEGGAFVEDGRLAPGGTLAVNTGGGQLSSYYMWGYTPLSEAIIQVRGHGGARQAPRSDIALVSGNGGILEFHSTLILGKQERNA, from the coding sequence TTGAGTGCCGCGATTGTCGGGCTCGGCATGAGCCAGTTAGGCAAGGTGTTTGGACGCACCTCCATGGACCTGGCTGGGGAGGCCGTTGTACGTGCCGTAACGGACGCCGGCCTGAGGGTAGGCGATCTCGACGGGCTCCTCCTCAGTGGCGGCATGGCAAACGACGTGACGCCACATTTGGCTATCGATCTCGGCCTGACTGAATTGAACATGCTGGCGGTCACTTCGACGTACGGCGCGAGCGCGGGGGCCATGGTGGCGGCCGCGGCTCGAGCTATCTCCGACGGGACAGCAACCGCCGTCGCGTGCGTCTTTGCCGATACCCCGCTCAAGGATGGAAAACCTTCCGCCTGGGGATCTCCCGTCGCCGGGCTTGAGGGGTACAGGGGCTGGAACATGGCAACCGGCGCTGCGACACCCAATGTGCTTTATGCCATGGCGGCTCGGCGCCACATGGAGATCTATGGGACAACGACGGAACAATTTGCCGAGATCGCAGTCGCCCAGCGCGCCTGGGCTGCCGGCAACCCCTTAGCGCAATATCGCGATCCGATAACAGTGGAAGACCACCACGCATCTCCCTGGATCGCTGACCCCTTGCGGCGCCTGGATTGCTGCCTCGTGTCGAATGGTGCGATCGCAGTGGTCGTCACTTCCACCGAGTTTGCGGCCGACCTCGCGCAGCCCCCGGTTCACGTCTGGGGGTATGGAGAAGGGCACCGACCGCGCCGTCTTGGGCGAGACTCGAGCTGGGGTTTGGAGACCGGGGCGACCGCATCCGGCCGCCAGGCGATGGCCAGGGCCTCGATCACTACTGCCGATGTCGATGTCGTGGAGCTTTACGACTGCTACACCTACACCGTCCTGGTTACCTTGGAGGATTACGGTTTCTGTGCCAAGGGGGAGGGCGGTGCCTTCGTCGAAGACGGCAGACTTGCTCCGGGAGGAACCCTCGCCGTGAACACAGGCGGCGGCCAACTGTCGAGCTACTACATGTGGGGATACACGCCCCTCAGTGAGGCGATCATCCAAGTCCGCGGACACGGCGGCGCGCGCCAGGCGCCGCGCAGCGATATCGCTCTGGTCAGCGGCAACGGCGGGATCCTCGAATTCCACTCGACACTGATCTTGGGAAAACAGGAGCGCAACGCATGA
- a CDS encoding Zn-ribbon domain-containing OB-fold protein: MSVPVPVVRRTADSADFFDAAAAGRLLLRRCTSCGTFRGPQEPLCPACFMADHERVLASGQATLVSWCVVHRSPLPSLPAPYVAGLVEVEEGPWLLTRLLTAPEEELAVGSGIQIYVIPGAGEGEALVLSCTPAFSTHRQAAPVA; the protein is encoded by the coding sequence ATGAGCGTGCCAGTTCCAGTCGTCCGCCGCACTGCCGACAGCGCTGATTTTTTCGACGCTGCCGCCGCTGGTCGACTCCTGCTCCGGCGCTGCACAAGCTGCGGTACCTTCCGCGGACCGCAGGAGCCGCTGTGCCCTGCCTGCTTCATGGCCGACCACGAGCGTGTCCTGGCTTCGGGGCAAGCCACCTTGGTTAGCTGGTGTGTGGTCCATCGCTCGCCCCTACCATCGCTGCCCGCACCCTACGTGGCAGGGCTCGTCGAAGTTGAGGAGGGGCCTTGGTTGCTAACCAGATTGCTCACCGCGCCGGAGGAGGAGTTGGCCGTCGGTAGCGGGATCCAGATCTACGTAATTCCCGGTGCAGGAGAGGGCGAGGCTCTCGTCCTCTCCTGCACCCCGGCGTTTTCTACTCACCGACAGGCCGCTCCGGTTGCCTGA
- a CDS encoding TIGR03084 family metal-binding protein encodes MSQLTVLLGDLEAETKAVETMLASLAPQDWDLPTPADGWAVRDQISHLAYFDDVAMLAALSAQEFRALRADLLAVGGDVPDRLVRLYRDMDPVALLDWFRSSRARLLKDFAALPPKARISWFGPDMSILSAVTARLMETWAHGHDVADALGLEYPESARLRHIADLGVKTLGFSFTNRGLKVPDVPVRVRLIAPDGGEFAWGPEDAVNSVSGPAVDFCLVVTQRRHKDDSALLTEGPVAEEWLSIAQAYAGEPGPGRTPTGL; translated from the coding sequence ATGTCGCAGTTGACAGTACTGCTCGGGGATCTGGAGGCCGAGACCAAGGCCGTGGAAACCATGCTGGCCTCACTGGCGCCCCAGGACTGGGACCTGCCCACACCGGCCGACGGCTGGGCAGTCCGGGACCAAATTTCCCATCTGGCGTACTTCGACGACGTTGCCATGCTAGCGGCCCTTAGCGCTCAGGAGTTCAGGGCGCTACGGGCCGACTTGTTGGCCGTGGGTGGTGATGTTCCCGACCGGCTGGTCCGGCTGTACCGGGACATGGACCCCGTGGCGCTACTCGACTGGTTCCGGAGTTCCCGAGCGCGCCTCCTGAAAGACTTCGCGGCGCTGCCCCCCAAGGCCCGCATATCCTGGTTCGGGCCGGATATGAGCATTCTTAGCGCAGTCACGGCGAGGCTGATGGAGACATGGGCCCACGGCCACGACGTCGCGGATGCACTCGGCCTGGAGTACCCGGAGAGTGCCCGGCTCAGACACATTGCCGATCTGGGAGTGAAGACACTCGGCTTCTCCTTTACCAATCGGGGCCTCAAGGTGCCTGATGTACCGGTCCGCGTTAGGCTGATCGCCCCAGATGGCGGCGAATTTGCGTGGGGACCGGAGGACGCGGTGAACTCCGTCAGCGGGCCGGCCGTGGATTTCTGCCTCGTCGTGACACAGCGGCGGCACAAAGACGACTCAGCCTTGCTCACGGAAGGGCCGGTGGCCGAGGAATGGCTGTCAATCGCCCAGGCGTATGCCGGCGAACCAGGCCCGGGCCGCACGCCTACGGGTTTGTAG
- a CDS encoding long-chain-fatty-acid--CoA ligase translates to MASTFTSMFDQFERRAELHPDVTCLSFQDRAWSWGQMRNRILKAAGALDAMGVKAGDRIAFIDKNHAACLELTLAASLIGASHVVVNFRLSLEELSHVLSDSDAKLLITGHEFLPQIRGIQDQLPALKRVLVLGGENDEYEAVVEGAPPLAKRHQAEPDDCFLQLYTSGTTGWPKGALLTQKSMSAHNETVRNAYAMDEAAVNLVAMPLFHVGGTSWALAGMAAGARTVLVREVNAAHVLDRISQEQATHAFFVPAVIQMLLAEENVVADTASLRVIGYGGSPMPAPLMERILNTLDTPLYSVYGMTEMSGVFCVLGPDEHRDPKRKYLHASAGRAVPGVEVRVVDPSTREDVPTGDVGEFWLRSGQAMSGYWHQPEASEAAFVDGWLRTGDAGRLDDDGYLFIEDRVKDMVISGGENIYPAEVERVLVEHPAVEEVAIIGIPHQKWGETIHAVVTTKDGQSTSERELIDYCRERLAHYKCPTGISFVLALPKNPTGKLLKRKLREDYGGLVPHVS, encoded by the coding sequence ATGGCTTCGACCTTCACCAGCATGTTTGACCAGTTCGAGCGGAGAGCCGAACTGCACCCTGATGTAACTTGCTTGTCCTTCCAGGACCGTGCATGGAGCTGGGGGCAGATGAGGAACCGAATACTAAAAGCCGCCGGCGCGCTTGACGCCATGGGCGTCAAGGCCGGAGACCGGATTGCGTTCATTGACAAGAACCACGCTGCTTGTCTCGAGTTGACGCTCGCCGCATCGTTAATCGGGGCGTCGCACGTGGTCGTCAACTTCCGATTATCGCTCGAGGAGCTAAGCCACGTCCTTAGCGATTCGGACGCCAAACTACTGATCACCGGCCATGAATTCTTGCCCCAAATCCGCGGCATTCAAGACCAACTCCCCGCGCTGAAGCGGGTGCTCGTCCTTGGTGGCGAGAACGACGAGTATGAGGCAGTCGTGGAGGGCGCCCCACCTCTGGCAAAGAGGCACCAAGCTGAGCCGGACGACTGCTTCCTGCAGTTGTATACCTCTGGCACTACGGGCTGGCCCAAGGGCGCACTGCTGACGCAGAAGAGCATGTCTGCCCACAACGAGACCGTCCGGAACGCCTACGCCATGGATGAAGCCGCAGTCAATCTTGTAGCCATGCCGCTTTTCCACGTTGGCGGGACCAGTTGGGCGTTGGCGGGCATGGCGGCAGGAGCCCGCACCGTCCTGGTCAGGGAGGTCAACGCGGCCCACGTCCTTGACCGCATTTCCCAAGAGCAGGCCACTCATGCCTTCTTCGTCCCCGCTGTCATCCAAATGCTACTTGCAGAGGAAAATGTTGTGGCCGATACGGCCTCCCTGAGGGTTATCGGCTATGGCGGTTCACCGATGCCTGCGCCGTTGATGGAACGGATCCTGAACACACTCGACACCCCCCTGTACTCCGTTTACGGTATGACGGAAATGTCGGGGGTGTTCTGCGTCCTTGGCCCCGACGAGCATCGCGACCCGAAGCGCAAGTACCTGCACGCCTCGGCTGGCCGCGCCGTCCCAGGCGTCGAGGTCCGTGTCGTGGATCCGTCGACTCGCGAGGACGTGCCGACCGGCGACGTCGGGGAATTCTGGCTCCGCTCCGGGCAGGCAATGTCCGGGTACTGGCATCAGCCCGAGGCAAGCGAGGCCGCATTTGTAGACGGCTGGTTGCGCACGGGGGACGCTGGAAGACTCGACGACGACGGCTACCTGTTCATCGAGGATCGGGTTAAGGACATGGTCATCTCCGGTGGGGAAAACATCTACCCGGCAGAGGTTGAACGCGTGTTGGTCGAACATCCGGCCGTTGAGGAAGTGGCCATCATCGGCATCCCGCATCAGAAATGGGGGGAAACGATCCACGCCGTAGTCACGACAAAAGACGGACAAAGCACCAGCGAACGCGAACTGATCGATTATTGCCGCGAACGGCTGGCACACTACAAGTGCCCCACGGGCATCAGC